In one window of Gorilla gorilla gorilla isolate KB3781 chromosome 2, NHGRI_mGorGor1-v2.1_pri, whole genome shotgun sequence DNA:
- the LOC101139165 gene encoding 5-hydroxytryptamine receptor 3C produces MEGGWSARQSALLCLTVSLLLQGRGDAFTINCSGFDQHGVDPAAFQAVFDRKAFRPFTNYSIPTRVNISFTLSAILGVDAQLQLLTSFLWMDLVWDNPFINWNPKECVGINKLTVLAENLWLPDIFIVESMDVDQTPSGLTAYISSEGRIKYDKPMRVTSVCNLDIFYFPFDQQNCTFTFSSFLYTVDSMLLGMDKEVWEITDTSRNVIQTQGEWELLGINKATPKMSVGNNLYDQIMFYVAIRRRPSLYIINLLVPSSFLVAIDALSFYLPAESENRAPFKITLLLGYNVFLLMMNDLLPASGTPLISVYFALCLSLMVVSLLETVFITYLLHVATTQPPPMPRWLHSLLLHCTSPGRCCPTAPQEGNKGLGLTPTHLPGPKELGELAGKKLGPRETEADGGSGWTKTQLVELWVQFSHAMDTLLFRLYLLFMASSILTVIVLWNT; encoded by the exons ATGGAAGGAGGGTGGTCTGCAAGGCAGAGTGCCCTCCTCTGCCTCACTGTCAGTCTTCTGCTTCAAG GGAGAGGCGACGCTTTTACCATCAATTGCTCAGGCTTTGACCAGCATGGGGTTGACCCTGCTGCCTTCCAAGCAGTGTTTGACAGAAAGGCCTTCCGTCCATTCACCAACTACAGCATCCCTACCCGTGTCAACATCTCCTTCACCCTGTCTGCCATCTTGGGAGTG GATGCACAGCTCCAGCTGCTGACATCATTCCTGTGGATGGATTTG GTGTGGGACAATCCTTTCATTAATTGGAACCCAAAAGAGTGTGTTGGCATCAATAAACTCACGGTATTAGCTGAAAACCTGTGGCTCCCAGACATCTTCATCGTGGAATC CATGGATGTGGATCAGACGCCTTCCGGTCTCACTGCCTATATCAGCAGTGAAGGTCGAATAAAGTATGATAAGCCAATGAGGGTGACCAGCGTCTGTAACCTGGACATCTTCTACTTCCCTTTTGACCAACAGAACTGTACCTTCACCTTCAGTTCTTTCCTCTACACAG TGGACAGCATGCTGCTGGGCATGGACAAGGAGGTgtgggagatcacagacacatCTCGCAACGTCATCCAAACCCAGGGGGAGTGGGAGCTCTTGGGCATCAACAAGGCCACCCCAAAGATGTCTGTGGGCAACAACCTATATGACCAGATCATGTTTTAT GTGGCCATCAGGCGCAGGCCAAGCCTCTACATCATAAACCTGCTGGTGCCCAGTAGCTTTCTGGTTGCCATTGACGCCCTCAGCTTCTACCTGCCAGCAGAGAGCGAGAATCGTGCCCCATTCAAGATAACGCTTCTGCTGGGCTACAACGTCTTCCTGCTCATGATGAATGACTTGCTCCCTGCCAGTGGCACCCCCCTCATCA GTGTCTACTTCGCCCTGTGCCTGTCCCTGATGGTGGTCAGCCTGCTGGAGACCGTCTTCATTACCTACCTGCTGCACGTGGCCACCACCCAGCCCCCACCCATGCCTAGGTGGCTTCACTCCCTGCTGCTCCACTGCACCAGCCCAGGGAGATGCTGTCCCACTGCGCCCCAGGAGGGAAATAAGGGCCTGGGACTCACCCCCACCCACCTGCCTG GCCCAAAGGAGCTGGGGGAGTTAGCAGGGAAGAAGCTGGGACCCAGAGAGACCGAGGCAGATGGGGGCTCAGGATGGACAAAGACCCAGCTAGTGGAGCTGTGGGTGCAGTTCAGCCACGCGATGGACACCCTGCTCTTCCGCCTCTACCTGCTCTTCATGGCCTCCTCCATCCTTACTGTCATTGTCCTCTGGAACACCTAG